A genomic stretch from Salarias fasciatus chromosome 10, fSalaFa1.1, whole genome shotgun sequence includes:
- the dnajc18 gene encoding dnaJ homolog subfamily C member 18 produces the protein MDKDEADRLIEKAKLCLRSGRTDRALQLLYEAQNIYPSTRARVLIDAILRNGGSTGPETNHVQPPAGWRDEDIRHQDTNSASGDEKKSYTEDQRQGVLRIKNCKDFYEILGVQKNATDEDLKKAYRKLALKFHPDKNFAPGATDAFKAIGNAYAVLSNPEKRHQYDQYGDQSATLNAPQHSTHSRHPGHYRSFHRDFEADISPEELFNIFFGGRFPTGNIHVYTNQGASYSQFYQPRRRRAYERREEVVEENQSQNTFTALLQLLPVLVLILISVFTQMMATNPPYSLFYKPAMGLVVSRETQHMGVPYYVDKSFEKEYRGAALDELEKTIESDYIEHLQGSCWKEKQQKSDLANLGQLYRDERLKQKAESMRLDNCEKLHRLVGRQRVK, from the exons ATGGACAAAGACGAGGCAGACCGGCTGATAGAGAAGGCCAAGCTGTGTTTACGGTCGGGACGGACGGACCgggctctgcagctgctgtatgAGGCGCAGAATATTTACCCCAGCACCCGGGCCAGAG TTCTGATAGATGCTATCCTACGAAACGGAGGCAGCACCGGTCCGGAAACAAACCacgtccagcctccagcaggatggagggatgaggacATTAGACACCAAGACACAAACAGTGCCAGTGGTGATGAGAAGAAGAGCTATACCGAGGACCAGCGGCAGGGTGTCCTCAG GATAAAGAATTGCAAGGACTTCTATGAAATCCTTGGTGTTCAGAAAAATGCTACTGATGAAGATTTGAAGAAGGCGTACAGGAAGTTGGCCCTGAAGTTTCACCCCGACAAAAACTTTGCTCCAGGAGCCACAGATGCTTTCAAAG CGATAGGCAATGCCTACGCGGTGCTGAGCAACCCGGAGAAGAGGCACCAGTACGATCAATACGGAGATCAGTCTGCAACTCTTAATGCACCACAGCACTCCACCCACAGTCGCCATCCTGGACACTACCGAAGTTTCCATAGAGACTTTGAGGCTGACATTTCCCCCGAGGAACtctttaacattttctttgGAGGAAGGTTTCCTACAG GAAACATTCACGTGTACACCAACCAAGGAGCCTCCTACTCTCAGTTCTATCAGCCTCGTCGCCGACGCGCTTATGAAAGGCGCGAAGAGGTGGTGGAGGAAAACCAGAGTCAG AACACCTTCACAGCgcttctgcagcttctcccaGTGCTGGTGCTAATCCTCATATCAGTGTTTACTCAGATGATGGCCACTAACCCGCCCTACAGTCTCTTCTATAAGCC GGCCATGGGCCTGGTGGTGTCCAGGGAAACGCAGCACATGGGCGTCCCGTACTACGTGGATAAAAGTTTTGAGAAGGAGTACCGCGGAGCTGCCCTGGACGAGCTGGAGAAAACTATCGAAAGCGACTACATCGAGCACCTGCAGGGCAGCTGCTGGaaggagaaacagcaga AGTCGGACCTGGCGAACCTCGGCCAGCTGTACCGAGACGAGCGGCTGAAGCAGAAGGCCGAGTCGATGAGGCTGGACAACTGTGAGAAACTGCACCGGCTGGTGGGGCGCCAGAGAGTGAAGTGA
- the brd8a gene encoding bromodomain-containing protein 8, with protein sequence MANGVGKHKLLVIGPTEPWSVKEKLCLATSVMKSGDQNWVSVSRAIKPFAEPGRPPDWFSQKHCASKYSELLETTEAPKRKRGEKGEVVETVEDVIVRRLTAERIEELKKLIKETQENHRKLKKEAALIQAGHLDSKLEELWDEILQKKKQEEEEAELRRKNTDAAYQARQVAKNTPKRMPSVSLHSPSGCSSPSQDFSPGDPLECLTLDPASTKNASGTARLMTFAEPAASGGEDGGHGSLLDDPAQKKLLGQKATPPPSPLLSELLKKGNILATNSRLIGDGELSISTTATHDQLAPPAQPHSQASGAPMLSRLLEAGPSQFSSPLGFMVGAADSASSVPLSAATPGPVDSAASAHTGVDGMGPSVAPGSLPVSTQDKVPELSEDDVTVSYMGDELDLKTVGDIIAIIEDKADEAAEALDAAAVEAALSLCEENGHALSGAWDAGPFRPHDSHSTAPTGAPQSSALDGRTEASLSSLCNTQDNCLATFPIGLRRLPSTSSSPCGSKALKQCDSEAPSQSEAVKETGGAAHPKSRISMDVSAKCESEKWGQERPEKPHKDSVLEDSPLTERHPKKTKTEVRNGDGEGENASGTKAGNEVNEPEGEEDGDGVEEFLSEPDGELEPAASESEDGYSLHTASSSLQLHTTADSIASSPASSQFSVCSEDLEALQAQKIWKKAIMLVWRAAANHRYANVFLQPVTEEIAPGYHSIVHRPMDLATIKKNIETGLIRTTAEFQRDIMLMFQNAVMYNSLDHDVYHMALEMQRDVLEQLQQFLATQLIMETSESGISAKSLRGRESTRKQDSTDKDTVSMSSPAFLLSLFDGGTRGRRSAIEADLKMKK encoded by the exons ATGGCAAACGGCGTTGGAA AGCACAAGCTGCTTGTCATCGGACCAACAGAGCCATGGTCAGTGAAGGAGAAGCTGTGTTTGGCCACATCTGTCATGAAGAGTGGAGATCAGAACTG GGTTTCTGTCAGTCGAGCCATCAAACCCTTTGCAGAGCCCGGACGGCCACCTGACTGGTTCTCCCAAAAG caCTGTGCCTCCAAGTACTCAGAGCTCCTGGAAACAACAGAAGCTCCAAA ACGGAAGCGCGGTGAGAAAGGAGAAGTAGTGGAGACAGTGGAGGATGTGATAGTGCGCAGGCTGACCGCCGAGAGAATCGAAGAACTTAAGAAGTTGATTAAGGAAACGCAGGAGAACCACAG GAAGCTGAAGAAAGAGGCAGCACTCATTCAAGCAGGACATCTGGACTCTAAACTGGAAGAGCTGTGGGATGAGATTCTGCA gaagaagaaacaagaagaggaagaagctgagTTGAGGAGAAAAAATACAGATGCTGCTTATCAGG CCAGACAGGTGGCAAAGAACACACCTAAGCGGATGCCCAGTGTCTCCTTGCATTCGccctcaggctgcagctccccGAGTCAGGACTTCTCACCAGGTGACCCACTCGAGTGCTTGACACTGGATCCCGCCTCCACAAAAAAT gCTTCAGGGACAGCCAGGTTAATGACATTTGCAGAGCCCGCTGCGTCTGGCGGGGAAGACGGCGGGCACGGCTCCCTTCTGGACGACCCCGCTCAAAAGAAGCTGCTCGGTCAGAAAGCCACGCCGCCTCCCTCTCCGCTCCTGTCCGAGCTGCTGAAGAAGGGAAACATCTTGGCCACGAATTCCAGACTG ATCGGGGACGGCGAGTTGTCCATTAGTACGACAGCGACACATGACCAGCTGGCTCCACCTGCTCAGCCTCACTCTCAGGCATCAG GCGCCCCGATGCTGTCCCGTCTCCTGGAGGCGGGTCCCAGCCAGTTTTCGTCACCGCTGGGCTTCATGGTGGGCGCAGCAGACTCTGCCTCCAGCGTTCCCCTCTCTGCAGCCACTCCCGGCCCGGTCGACTCTGCTGCCTCAGCACACACAG GGGTGGACGGGATGGGGCCGTCTGTGGCCCCCGGAAGTCTGCCTGTCTCCACGCAGGACAAAGTCCCCGAGCTCAGCGAGGACGACGTGACGGTGTCCTACATGGGAGACGAGCTGGATCTGAAGACAGTGGGGGACATTATCGCCATTATTGAAGACAAG gcagatgaggctgcagaggctttggATGCAGCTGCAGTCGAGGCTGCTCTGTCCCTTTGTGAGGAGAATGGCCACGCTCTGTCCGGTGCCTGGGATGCCGGGCCTTTCCGGCCTCACGACTCTCACTCCACAGCGCCCACAGGGGCCCCACAGTCCTCAGCCCTGGACGGGAGGACAGAGGCTTcactctcctccctctgcaacACTCAAGATAACTGTCTCGCAACGTTTCCCATTGGACTGAGGAGGCTTCCTTCCACTTCCTCGTCCCCGTGCGGCTCAAAGGCTCTGAAGCAGTGCGACAGTGAAGCGCCTTCACAGTCGGAGGCGGTGAAAGAGACTGGAGGGGCGGCGCACCCGAAATCACGCATTTCAATGGATGTCTCCGCGAAATGTGAAAGCGAAAAGTGGGGACAGGAGAGACCTGAAAAACCCCACAAAG ACTCAGTATTAGAAGATAGCCCACTGACAGAAAGGCATCCCAAG AAGACAAAAACAGAGGTTCGAAATGGTGACGGGGAAGGAGAGAACGCCTCGGGGACCAAAGCGGGCAATGAGGTTAACGAGCcggaaggagaggaagatggcGACGGGGTGGAGGAGTTCTTGTCGGAGCCGGACGGGGAGCTGGAACCCGCGGCCAGCGAGAGCGAGGACGGATACAGCCTCCACACGGCCTCgtcttctctgcagctccacaccaCGGCGGACTCCATCGCCAGCAGCCCCGCCTCATCGCAGTT TTCTGTTTGCAGCGAGGACCTGGAAGCCCTTCAGGCTCAGAAGATCTGGAAGAAAGCCATTATGCTTGTGTGGcgtgcagcagccaatcacag GTATGCAAATGTCTTCCTTCAGCCAGTTACAGAAGAGATTGCACCAGGATAccacagtattgtgcacag GCCCATGGACCTGgccaccattaaaaaaaacatcgaGACCGGTTTGATCCGGACCACCGCTGAGTTCCAGAGGGACATCATGCTGATGTTTCAGAACGCCGTCATGTACAACAGCCTGGACCATGACGTGTACCACATGGCTCTGGAGATGCAGCGCGACgtcctggagcagctccagcagtttCTTGCCACCCAGCTTATCATGGAGACATCAGAATCTGGCATCAGCGCCAAGAGCCTGAGGGGCCGAGAGAGCACGCGCAAACAGGACTCTACTGATAAG GATACTGTGTCCATGTCCTCTCCTGCCTTCCTCCTTTCACTTTTT GATGGAGGCACCAGGGGGCGCCGTAGTGCCATAGAAGCTGACCTCAAGATGAAGAAGTGA